The Streptomyces europaeiscabiei genome window below encodes:
- a CDS encoding peptidoglycan-binding domain-containing protein yields MRSVCSGPATDAGPDTSSPADNPAGAGDGVAGMQPPGRKCTVVQGVCLLEVMKMRRLSTCVTLVASLVLAGGAAVAVPQNAQSEAPRAMAVRSAALPEKLVAHGSQDVCNFTIQRPTLRVGSSGSAVQQAQCYLNEAMTGANLDLDGDFGPVTNAATKRFQRCAGITVDGTVGAQTWSFLVFWANSTASVC; encoded by the coding sequence ATGCGATCCGTTTGCAGTGGCCCAGCCACCGATGCCGGCCCCGACACGAGCAGTCCCGCGGACAATCCCGCGGGCGCGGGTGACGGCGTCGCCGGGATGCAGCCTCCGGGACGGAAGTGCACGGTGGTACAGGGGGTGTGTCTGTTGGAGGTGATGAAAATGCGACGCCTGTCCACCTGTGTGACTCTGGTCGCCTCTCTCGTCCTTGCGGGAGGCGCGGCCGTAGCGGTACCGCAGAACGCTCAGTCAGAGGCGCCTCGCGCCATGGCGGTGAGAAGTGCGGCGCTGCCTGAGAAGCTCGTCGCCCACGGCTCCCAAGACGTTTGCAACTTCACCATCCAGAGGCCGACGCTGAGGGTCGGGTCGTCAGGAAGCGCTGTCCAGCAGGCCCAGTGCTACCTGAACGAAGCCATGACAGGCGCCAACCTGGACCTGGACGGGGACTTCGGGCCGGTCACCAATGCGGCGACGAAGCGGTTCCAGCGCTGCGCAGGCATCACCGTGGACGGGACCGTCGGGGCCCAGACATGGTCGTTCCTGGTCTTCTGGGCCAACTCGACGGCCAGCGTGTGCTGA